The genome window GATTAGTGATTGCTACCATACGGCATTTTTGATGCTCTAGTTCAATTTTCATCTCAACTCCTAATTATTAAGCGTGACATATTTTAATATTAAATTTGTTTAATTGTCAAGTATTATTTTTTTATGATGAACTAACATGATTTTTTAACTTAATGTTAGTAATTTATGTAAGTTATTGATTTTTATTAACTAACACATGTTAGTAGTACAATGTTACATGTTAGTTTCCGGTATAACTCTAACTAACTAACAACCCCCCCCTTTAGGGGGGTTATGTTAGTTTGTTAGTACCCCGTATTCCGTGGCCTGTAGAGGACGTGTTTTTTTGATAAATTTATAAGTCATTGATTTCAGGACTAACATTGCTAAAAAACCAATGTTAGTAAGCAAATGCTTACAAAAAATAATGACCATTCTCACAGTGAAGAAATTCTGTTTTTAGTAATGTTTCAATAACTCTCTTAGTTGAAACATACTTATTTATTTCATTAATATATAAATCATTAAGCAATGACCTTAACATATCAATACTAACGCAAAGCCTTTTATTATGTTCATAACCAGAGTTTGATACCATGTCTCTAATAGCATCATAAGCTAGCCTTTGCTTTGATGTTAAAATATCCTCACAGTCGCTAGATTTAAGTATAAGCGATGTAGATGGGCTACCGTCTTGTTTAAAATGCCCTAAATCAACGATATGAGCCTTAATTTGCATATCCTTGAATAATTCCCCGTCTTTTGATTTTTTACAAGAAACAATAGCTTCATAGGTTTCAGGAATACGCTTCATCCCTATTTCAAAGTCAACATTAGAACTGAAAGCACTAGCACCACGACTCCCGCGCTCTGTGTCTTTGCCGTAGTGATGAACGATAATTGAACTTGCCCCCGCATCATAACAGCAATCACTTACCATTCTCAAAGCCCTGGCAACCTCTTCGTTAACATTCTCCTTAACACTTGTAGCCAAACTGCTAAATGTATCAAATATAACCAAAACAGGCTTTATTGAATCTATAGATTTTTTTAACCAATCCATCTCAGCTATATTATCAATAAATAAAGGCTTATTTAGTACCTTTATATTCCCATTAAAAGAGCCTTCAACAATTACTAACGCATTTAAACGCCGTTCTAATGCGTTAATACCCTCGCCACAGATATAAAGAACCTTTCCAGTATCAAATACCCTATTCCCAAAAAAATCATTACCAGTACAAATAGAATGAGCTATTTTTAAAGCAAAAAATGATTTAAATGATCCACTACTACCAGCCAATAACCCATTAGATTTTGATTCTAAAATATTATTTATAAGAAAAACTGGCGGTTTAGACGATAATGCCATCTCATCGCCATCAAGCCATTTCCTTGAGTCATCAATTTTAACTGTCTCTACTACCTTTTTATTTCCATCCCATCCTTTAGCATAAGCATCATGAAATATTGACTTGTAGGTTATATCATTCGGTTTAAATGTATTCCATTTTTCTAATGCCTCAGTAAGAGAAAACTTATCTGATGTGCTTCCATGTTCCAGCCACAAAACACAACCCTTATCTCCAAGAGATTTTAAAGCCAATCCTGAATCTATCCAAGGGTCATAGCCATCGGAATTTAAATATTTAAGAGCTGATCGCAAGTCATCAATTAATTTGTCTGTTACAACATCAACTTGCTGGTTGCCGGATTCTTTTTTATGTCCGTTTAAGACTGGTGGGAATGCTTTGATTATTGCATCTCTTGAATAGGGTAGCGATCCTGACTCATGAGATATTTTAACAAGATGCGGTCTTTTTTTATTATGATAAAAACCGGGAAGACGCAATACCCTGGCCAAGTCTTTAGCGTTTGGGTCACTTCCATAGTCGTCTATTAGCCGTGTTTCAATGCCTGTAAATTCATCTTTTTCTATGTCTTCACACAAGAAATAATAATGTGCCTTGCCTGGGCTTGTCTCAACTACAATATTAGGCTCAATTGGCATTTTTTTAGGTATATGCCCATCATTCTCATTAAAAACACAACGTATTTTTTCAACAGATTTATTATTTCTTCCATCCCCATTGCCAGCTTGAGCCATGACAAATACGCCTGCACCTCTTTTATTGTAATCTACCAGCCACTTATAATTTTCCTCTAACGTTCCGTGTGACCACCTTGCTAATGATGTNNNNNNNNNNNNNNNNNNNNNNNNNNNNNNNNNNNNNNNNNNNNNNNNNNNNNNNNNNNNNNNNNNNNNNNNNNNNNNNNNNNNNNNNNNNNNNNNNNNNTTATTACCTTTTATTAGTGAAAAAAAAACCTGATTAGTCATTCTGGTACGAACAGAATGGTAATCAGGTTAAAGGTGCGCTGCCTTTCCGCTATGGTTTCGTACACCGTACAGGAAAGACTCGTATAGCATACACAATTTTAGTATAAAGTCAATAATGCAATAAAGATAAAAATAAATTGACATTTATATTTTTTTGTTTAAACTATTCACAACATCA of Candidatus Babeliaceae bacterium contains these proteins:
- a CDS encoding AAA family ATPase, coding for TSLARWSHGTLEENYKWLVDYNKRGAGVFVMAQAGNGDGRNNKSVEKIRCVFNENDGHIPKKMPIEPNIVVETSPGKAHYYFLCEDIEKDEFTGIETRLIDDYGSDPNAKDLARVLRLPGFYHNKKRPHLVKISHESGSLPYSRDAIIKAFPPVLNGHKKESGNQQVDVVTDKLIDDLRSALKYLNSDGYDPWIDSGLALKSLGDKGCVLWLEHGSTSDKFSLTEALEKWNTFKPNDITYKSIFHDAYAKGWDGNKKVVETVKIDDSRKWLDGDEMALSSKPPVFLINNILESKSNGLLAGSSGSFKSFFALKIAHSICTGNDFFGNRVFDTGKVLYICGEGINALERRLNALVIVEGSFNGNIKVLNKPLFIDNIAEMDWLKKSIDSIKPVLVIFDTFSSLATSVKENVNEEVARALRMVSDCCYDAGASSIIVHHYGKDTERGSRGASAFSSNVDFEIGMKRIPETYEAIVSCKKSKDGELFKDMQIKAHIVDLGHFKQDGSPSTSLILKSSDCEDILTSKQRLAYDAIRDMVSNSGYEHNKRLCVSIDMLRSLLNDLYINEINKYVSTKRVIETLLKTEFLHCENGHYFL